CACTGCCCCTCTAAATAACGTTGGCCAGAGTCCCGAGGTCTGGGGGGGGAAAGGGTGGTCGCGGGCTGCTTGCCCTTgctttcctcctccctgtaatTAATGTTAACCTCTGCCTGGCCCACTAGACCGGAAACTCcgtaagggcaggaactgtgtccacctacTCTATCGCACCCGccaagctcagtccagtgctctgcgcacagtaaaacgtaagctcctcgagggccgggatcGGATCTATTAATCCTAACTCTCTcaagctcggtacagtgctctgcacgcggcagGGGCTCAGTACGTCCACCTCCCCACAGCTGGTCTGCATCTGGATGGGCACCGAAGGAGGGTCGGGCCCGGGCAGTGGGAAGAGTCGGGGGGGTGGCCCTGccactgggaagaggaggaggaggaaaggagaggagagggcggagaagaggaggaggaggaagatgggaggtggagaagaggaggggaagaggaggaggaggaaaggaggaggaagaaaggagaaagagaaggaaaagaggcagaggaggaaaagaggagcaggaggaaaggaggaggaggaagatgggaggtggagaagaggaggaggaaaggaggaggaagagaggagaaagagaaggaaaagaggcagaggaggaaaaggagcaggaggaaaggaggaggaggaagatgggaggtggagaagaggggaagaggaggaggaaaggaggaggaagaaaggagaaagagaaggaaaagagcaggaggaaaggaggaggaggaagatgggaggtggagaagaggggaagaggaggaggaggaaaggaggaggaagaaaggagaaagagaaggaaaagaggcagaggaggaaaagaggagcaggaaaagaggagcaggaggaaaggaggaggaagaggagaagaggaaaagtagaGGAGGAAAAGACGagcaaaagagaaggaggaagaaaagaggaggaggaggaaaagagcagaaggagaggaggaggaagaggaggaaaagaggagcagaaggagaggaggaggaacagaagaagAGGACGGAGGGCGCGGGCCTCTCTCTCACCCAGCCCATCGCCGTCCAGGTCGCTGAGGTGCACGGCCTCCCCGAAACGGGAGAAGCGCCGGTCTCCGCTGAAGGTGCTGAGCAGGGCGGGCGCCTCCCCGGCGGACAGCCCGTACAGCCGCGTGCTGCCCCCCTGGTGCAGGGTCGTGGGCACGAACGCCATTTTGGACACGTCATCTGGAAGGGGTCAGAGCGGTGAGGCAGAAACATCTCCAGACCCGGGTGGCTGCCGCCGAGCGGGACGAAAGCCACCGCGTCTCCGTCGCCCCCGATCTCCACCGCCGCCATCCACGCCGGCGTCTCCGGCATCGCCCCGATCCACGCCTCCGTCGCCACGACCGCCGCCGTCAACACCCAACGCCATTACGGGACGGGAATCCCCTCGGGATTTGAACTTCTCCAACGCAGGCAGCCCTCGCGaggactctagaccgtaagctcgccgtgggcggggaacgaggCCGCTATACTATTAGCAGTCGGTACAGCGCCGCGCGCGCAGCAAGGGCCCGATAAACACGATCGACCGACAAGGCCGGTGCGGGCGGTGGTTTTCTCACGTTCGAGGATTGAGGCCCCACGGATCACTCCGGGCAGAAACTCTTCCCCGTATTAACTCCGTCTGGGCCCGGCAAATCgggacgccccctcctccctccacctcagcccaGGGGCGCGGGGGGTCTGGGAAGCTCGGGAGGGGACCCTCCGTGTCCTCGGGGGGCACCGCACCTACCCCGGGTCGAGGCACCGATGAGCAGCACCTGCCTCGGGGTCCCGTCCACAGCCAGCTGGCCGCTCGACAGCGATGAGCCCAGTTTCCCCATCGCCTGGGGGacggcggacgggggggggggtcgggatcTCGGGGTCCCCCAGAATCCATCCCCGGAACCCCGCCCCGGGAGCCGTGACCCGTCCCGTGACGGGTCCCCGAAAATCCACCCACGAcggcctaccccccaccccccccccccggcgctgccGGAATTCACCCTACCTTATCTCCGGAGATCGCAAACCAGCTTTGCCGACTCGGTGGCAAATAGCCATTCACCTTGCCCACGCTCTGTTTCTCCTCCCGGTTGTAGAACTGCGAGCCTAGGCTGGACGAGCAATTCTCAtctgagcggggggggggagggcggcgggggacggCTCACGCGGGGAGTAAGCTGGCCGGGGAACGGGTATcgcatccccgttttgcagatgagggaactgaggcacggagaagttaagggactcgcccaaggtaacccacggctggcaaggggcagaaccgggattagaactcagggcctcgcactcccgggccccttccaccAGTCCACACTGCCTCCCGCCCTCTACCGCGGGATACTCCCGACTCCCCGGAGACCCTCCGTCCTTCCCGGGGAGAGCAGAGCTCTCCAGCCCCTCTCATTTATTttacggtatctattaagcactcactacgtgccaagcgtcgAAAACCTAGTGCCGGGGCGGCTAAGATAaggaggtcggacacggtccgggtcccacttgggactcgccgtcttaacccccatttcgacagagaagtgaagccacttgcccgaggtcacccagcggacaagttggcggagctgggattagaacccaggtctcgactCCCCGGCCACCCCTCCGCCCAACCcccgcgtggcctagcggaaagagcccgggcttgggagttgttagaggacccgggtcctcatcccggcttcggtcactccgcttctctgggcctcggttcccccatctgtagaacgggggttAAGATGGCGAGCacggtgtgggacggggactccgtctAACCCGCTTAGCTTGGcgcctcctccagcgcttagcacggcgcccggcgcccggcaagtcatttaacagatatcaaaaAATCAAAAATAGGCGGGACCACGGCCCCTCGCCGAGGGGCtcggccctccttcccctctccccgacaCCCGGCGGCGGAGCCCGTTGCTCACCCGCTCACGTTCTTCCAGGTGGGACTCCCGACCAGCAGGAGGGTTTGCTTCTCCAGGGAGCGGCCGTGAAGCGAATATCCAAACCAGGAGTAGTCTTCCTCTCCCTGCACCGTCCAGTCGGCTTCCTCAACCGACAGCTCGCCTGGAAGATGAGCCCAGACCGGCTCTGTGCTGAGGGGCCTGGTGGCAGATGAACgtcgcggggggggaggggggctgcggcAGGGGGAGGCCTCGTCCGACTAggggctcaggtggagggggtccCTCGCTGAGGTGTCTGTCGCTCCGGAACGGAGGTCCCTTTAGCCAGATTTTTTCCCATCCCACCCCGATTTCCGCTCCCCCCGAGGTCGGGAACCGGGGCCCCGCTTCCCCGAGGGAATAAACCTCAAGCTGGCGGTCACTGTAccggtctcgggggggggggttacGGGGGAGGCGTGAGTTAACGGGCGAGAACGTGGGAAACGGAGCCACGTCCACCCCGCCCAGGACTCTGGCTCCGACAACGGCGGCGGCGGGACTCCCGGAGGAGCTCCCGGTCGCCCTCCTGGACACGTGCCCTCGAGGCTTAGAGAAGGACCATCCGTcaccccccgactctctcccctcGGTGACCCAGCGCGGACGATCCAAacccccccgactctcctccctcccaccccgcctctcccccggcgacCCGGCAGGCACCTCCCTTCCGTAGAACGATCCCCACCCCTCTTGATCCTGCTGACATTTTATAGCCGTGATGCAGAGTTGCTAATAGAAAGCTGTCTCTCGTGATGacgataacaactgtggtatattAAGtaattactacgtgccgagcgctgtactgtgcgctggggtggataaaattgggtcggacccagtccctgactcacagaaGGGTCCCcgtaacagacgaggtaactgaggcccagagaagtgactcgctccaggtcacacaacagacaggtggcagagccgggattagaacccggctcccccGGATCCGCGCGCGCGCTAtcggccacgtggcttctctgcgCTTTTGTTTTTGGATCCGTTTTCACCCCCCAGCAAGTCTGGGGCGAACTGTGGCTCGCACCGGGACTTTCTCCCCGCTTCCACGCGGCAGCAGGGCCAGGGCAGAGACCCTCGCGGCCGCCGCGTAACAGAATcgagacccccccccgccccggacgtcACCTTTGCCGGACCTGCTGCAGCGAGAGTAAAACGCGGCCACGAGCCcccgctgcctccctccctgggggGCGTAGGGCGAACCGACCACCAGATCCGCGGCCCCATCCCCGTCCACGTCCGCCGCCAGAAGCGTCCAGCCGAAATTGCAGTACTTGTCCTGCCGGGAAAACGACCCGTCGGCCCCGACGGGGCGGAGGGCGGACCCCGAGGGGCCGGGCCTCCCAGCGGGCCCCGAGAGGTGGAGGACGGGCCTCCGGAGACGGAGGCTGcgccccggggggcggagggtgggccGCCGGAGACTGAGGATGAGCCCCCCGGGGCCGAAGGGCGGTCGGACCCTGAGGACGGGGCTCCCCGGCTTGGAACGGGCAGGGGCGGAAGGAGGGGCTCGGCCTACCCGGCAGGAGACGGTGACGTTGGGGCGAGGAGACAcgcctttccctctggtcccgaAGAACACGTACACGGCACCCTAGCAGCGACACGGGGAGAGGGACGGGTCAGGGCCCGGATCCCCATCCCCGGGACCGCGCGCCCGCTCGGCCCCGGACGCCCGGGCGTCGTGGCATCCGGAGGTGCCGGTCCCTTCCCGGCAAGCTCGGGTCAAGGATGCCGCAGGCAACGGGGACGGGTCTCGAAGACCCGGCGGGCCAGAAAGCCACCGTCCTGAGTCTCGTCAGAGGCCCCGACGGAGTCGGGCCGCGAGCCCGGCTCCGACCGCTACCCGGCCGGGGTGGATTCTAAAGAGAGGACCACCGGGATCGGTGGAAGCGGCCGAAGGGGCCAGAGGAGTCGGGGGCGGGGACGAGGATGCGGGCTTGGGGACCCGGAATGACGGTGGTGTGGTCTACAAGGTGGGGGAAGACGAGTTCCGTTCTGGACGGGTCGAGCTCGAGGTGCCGGCGGGACATCCTCGACGGGGTGATCCGGAGACGGGAAGAGACGGGAGAGCGCACGGGAGGAGAGAGCTTGGGGCTAGGGAGGTGCAttcgggtgcagggcactgtgctgagcacctacgGCGGACAGACCGCTGCTTTGGGCCCTCGGGAGAATCTGCAGGTAGCCGCCTCGCCCGGGAGGGGATTTCAGGCCAGCGGAGGAGACGAGAGAGCCCGCGGCCAAAAGCGCCGGGAGGGAATCGAAATCGCCCCAcgtcggggggccggggacccccccctccGGGCCCTTCCTCCCCGGAGACCCACCGCCCGGCTGTGTCCTCACCGTGTAGCTGAGCCCGTCGGAGCCCACCGAGGGGGCCCCCACCGCCAAGTCTGGGACTCCGTCCAGATTCCAGTCCATCACGGCGACCGCCGAGCCGAAGCGACCCGagggctggaggggcggggggtgggggggggacgcgttacgcccgccgccgccgggccggccggggcccgagggcgggcccccccccccggggtccgccGTCGGACCCGCCGACTCCGGCCCGCGCCGGGCCTTCCCCGGCCGGACGAGTCCTACCCGACCCGGGGACGACGGCAGCGGCGCGGGGGATCGGACGCCGggcgctcgtctgctgggtgactttgggcgagtcacttcgctgcgcctccgttacctcagctgtcgaatggagaccgcgagccccgtgtgggacggggaccgtgtctcccCCCGATTTTCTTGGATTCACCCCTGTgcccggtacggtgcctggcacacggtaagagcttaacaaatgccgtaatgctcctcctcctgctctggaCTGACGGCGCAGGCCCAATTCCATCCCCTCTGGcccaaccctctctcccacctgcctggGTCCCTTCGTTcgtccctcctcccggccccgcggcgcttATGACCATCCCCGTGGTTCATTTCTATCGACgtgggtctctccctctagaccgtaaactcgtcacgggcggggaacgtgtcattgctgtatcgtgctctccccagcgctttggttaccgtgtcctgcacacagtaagcgctcagtagatacgactgattaACGGCGGCATCCGTTAGgcccttagtacgtgccaagcgctattctacgcgcagggcagatacgaggtaatcgggttgtcccacgggggccgtgtcacagtctcagtctccagtttacggatgaggaaaccgaggtccggggaagggaagtgagtcgcccaaagtcacagggcagacaagaggcggagccaggattagaacccggatcctcctgactcccaggtccgtgttctacccgctgggacacgctgcttctagtcGAGCGAGAAGTCGAGGACcgcgggagcggggggcgggagcggggacgGGCCGGGGTCGGCCGCGGGGCCCTCCGCACGTCGCGGAACCTCTCTGGGTTCGCCGGCAGCGGAACGGGATTGGAGTTTCCCCCGTCCCGGCTCCGGTTCCGCTGACGGACGGAGGGTGACGGGGCCCCGTCCCCGCGGGGCCGGTGAGCTACTCCGTCGTCCCGCCGTTCCCGACAGGGCCTCGGAGCGGAGCGGCGAGGTTCCCGATTACCCCGGAGGACCCCGTTGGGGGAGGGAATGCGAAGGAGGACCCCAgaggggtgggacggggaggggcccTGCGCCACCGGTCACCTGGGAGCCCTCCAGGATGGCGTGGGCTTCCTCGTCCAGGTCCGTGTCCGCCGGAGGCAGGCCGAGCCCGTTCGCGTACACGACGTACACCCGGCCGAGCTGGACGCGCCCCGGCCGGCTGTAGCCCGGGGCTCCCACCACCAGGTCGTCGTGCCCGTCCTCGTTCAGGTCAGCCGAGGTCACGGCCCTGCACGGTCAACCGGGTGCGACCCCGAGTTCAACGGGAATCGCGGTATCTCCTCCACCTTTACTAGGGGCCCGCCCTCCGGCTCCACGGAGGACCGTCGGGGCGGATCCGGTCccagtcccccacggggctcagagtctaatgataactgtggcgtctgttaagcgcttactatgtgccaagcaccgtgctgagcgctgggggggggggggggatgcgagATAATCGGGGCCCGAGTGGGGTTCgtgatctaaataggagggagaacaggtactgactgaatccccattctgcagatgaaggaactgaggcacagagaagtgacctgcccaagactgcacacagcaggtaagtgggggagtttggattggaacccgggtcccccgactcccaggcccgtgctctttccactaggccacactgcttctctgagaggttGGGAAAGCGGGGAATCTTTTCCCCCGTTTCAGAGAAGAAAGCAGCGGCCCAGAAAAGATCAGCCACTTGCCCGGGTAGGCGGGCAGTGGcgggatcaatcgatcaatcgatcgtatatactgagcgcttactgtccgcagagcgccgttctaagcgcctgagagaatacaatgcgaTAACgagcagagacggtccccgcccataaggagctcacggtcAGAGAAGAAAACAGAGGCCAAGAAAAGTCTGgcgactcgtccacggtcacacagcgggtagagcctccgccatctgtctgctgtgcgactttgggcaagtcacttcactgggcctcagttccctcatctgtcaaatggggatgaagagcgggcccccccccccccgtgggacaacctcattaccttgtatctaccccgtcgcttggcacagagtaagcgcttaacaaatgccattatcattattattagagacaggattagaactcaaggcccccgactcccaggcccgtggtctctctaccaggccgcgccgctcctcagagagccgggggagggcgggagtcGCTGTGTCGGGAGAGGGAGTCGGCCCCGGGTCAGTGCCCGGAGTTTGAAGGAATGGCACCTACCAGCCGAGCCTGGCGTAGGGCACACCCACGAAGTAGGAGGCGATGGGGCTGGAGACGTGGTTGGGCGACTCCCGGTTGGCGCCGGAAAACACCGTTTGCATCTTCTTCGCCAGGAGAGAGTACATGGAGGAGACGGAATTCTGAAAGAAAAAGGATCCCCTCGATAGTAAAAATGATCGTGATATCTGTTGAAACGCTTACTAGCTGCCAGGAGGGAGTACATGGAATTCTGAAAGCAAAAGGATCCCCTCGATGGTAACAAGGATCGTGATACCTGTtgaagcgcttaccgggtgccgggcactgttctaagcgctggggtcgatcccaGGTAATGGGGTGACTACCCTTCGGCACTGAGGTTTCACCCTCACCGCGCATCCgttcacattaatgtccgtctccctccctagacgcCAAGTCCTCCCGGCTCCGTTgcgctgttctctcccaagcgcttcctacgGCGCCCTGCACCCGGCAAGCGCCcggtaaccccccccccccgacggatTGACCGCCGAGCGTTTTCCGCGTGCGGAGCCCCGGACCGAGTCCTCCCTCGCCCTTACCGGGGCCCAGGTGTCCACGCTGAAATAGGCTCCTCGTTCGGTGAAGTTTACGTTCCTCTCGACGTTGGTGCCGATGGGGACGGTCGTGTTCTTGCGGAGCTGGGGCTGGCTCATCTTCTCCCTGGGGACACAGAGCAGCGGGGACAACGGTTAGACCGCGGCCTTCAGGGTTGAGGGACAGATGGCAGAGGCCTTCCACCTCTGAGACCCGGAACGGACCTCCAGGGGTCGGTTAATCAatcggtcgtacttactgagcacgtactaggcgcggagcactgtactgagcactcggaagagcgccagacaacagaattagcaggcgcgcCGACTGCCCGTACCCAgcctacagtctaataataatgtcggttatctgttaagcgcttactccgtgcagagcaccgttctaagcgctgggggagatccagggtggtcaggtggtcccgcgtgaggctcacagtcttcatccccattttacagatgagggaactgaggcccagagaagcgaagtgactcgcccgcagtcacccggctgccgagtggcagagccgggattcgaacccgtgacctctgactcccaagcccgggctcttgtggccgagccacgctgcttcccttgtctaGCGGAACTGAGTTGTAAACCAGGAGCAATCAATAACTATCAATAAAATACCCTGGATTTCAGCGGGTGGTAAATGCTAAAAAACACCGTTATCGTTCTTATCATCAGGCCAGCCTCTGCCTTGGAGCTTCTCCACCATCTCCCCCCGGTTAAGATCTCCCAAGGTccttattcaatcgcatttaaagaacgcttactgaatgcaaagcactgtactaaaccctggggagagtgcagtgtgaAAATGAacgtgacattccccgcccacgacgagcttcgggtctagagggggagacagacgtgaataggaatgaataaattgcggataatgttggtatttgttaagcgctcactatgtgccgagcaccgttctaagcgccggggtggacataggggaatcaggttgtcccacgtggggctcacggtcttaatccccattttacagatgagggaactgaggcacggagaagtgaagtgactcgcccacagtcacacagccgacaagtggcagagctgggattcgaactcatgagccctgactccaaagcccgcgctctttccactgagccacgctgcttctccacggatGTGAAGCCGCCCGGGGGGGgtggggcccgggaggcaggtggttctaatcccaactccaccacctgtctgccctgtgaccttggccaagtcaacttcacttcttcgggcctcagttacctcatcttcaattggggcttaataataataataataataataatgtcggtgttcgttaagcgcttactatgtgcagagcactgttctgagcgctgggggagatacaaggtaatcgagttgtcccatatgaggctcacggttaatccccattttacagatgaggtaaccgaggcacagagaagtgaagtgactcgcccacagtcccacggccgacgggcggcagagccgggattcggacccatgacctccgactccaaagcccgggctctttccactgagccgcgctgcttctctgattgagactgtgagccccacgtgggactgcgtccgacctgttaaaacttgcatccacccctgagtttggtacagtgcctggcacatagtaagctcttaaataccacatttattattattaaaatttatcACCCCGCTTAAGGCCTGGAAAtgatcataattacggtatttattacgCGCTCACCACGTGTCAAGTTCCCAACTAAACCCCGGGATAGAGTCAAAGTAATCCGatcggacacagatcctgtcccacacggggctcggagtccaagggggagggagagccggtatttatttaatccccgATGTGcgggggaggaggctgaggtccgggggagttaggtgacttgcccaaggtcacgcagcgggaaGCGGcgaggcgtagtggaaagagcctgggcctgggagccggaggacctggattctaatccagatctgcctcctgcgtgacgtggggcaagtcacttcactcctctggacctccggcacctcctctgtaaagcggggatgcagactgtgagccccaagcgtgacggggactgtgttcaaccctcttatcttgtatctgcccctgtgctcggtagagtgtttgacacctagtaagcgctttacaaataccaggctctttccgccagaccacgctgcttctccaaccatcCTACGTGGGCCGGTGGTCCCAGAGGGTCGCGGCGAGGGAGTGGGGATGGCTCAGTGCCAGCCCTCCTCACTATGACCCAGGGGTCAGCGGGCTGCCTCGTCCTTCCAAATCTACTCACCCAAGAGAGCCTCCGGGCTTCCTTCCACAGGTTATGAACAGAGGGTTTTCGGGGACAGTGCAATCCCTGTAGCAACAttgaaatcaatcgatcacatttactgagggatgaccgtgtactgagcactgtactgagtgctggggagagtacagtataacggagttggcaggcccattcccagcccacaggagcttagagtccagagagggagggagggagacatatacgtgtatatatatatatatatatatatatatatatcaaagtttttaaatgccattaaaaaaacccccctcACCTGGTCCCATTCTCCAACATACGGCCCATTAGATGGAAAATGTTGTTGGACCAAAATGCCATGTCATCCAATCCGCCCAGAAAATACTCCTGAAACTGGTCCACCATGAACGGGGATTTTCTGGCGAAGGTTGGGTAAagctgagggaaagagaggaggaaggagagtatGGTCCGAATCCCCGGGATGCGTGGGAATGGAGGCTTTTCCCGGGATGGGGCTATTACCTTGGACACGGCCAGTATCTCTCCGAACCTGAAACGGAAATGGCAATCTTGACCGAAAACCGCGATAAATGGAAAATCCAGCACAAATGATCCGATAAAGACCTCCCCCCCCCGGGTCGCCCCGCCAGACCACAAAgcccttgagggtaggaatcattcattcattccatttactgagctctcactgtgcgcggagcactgtactaagcgctcggaaagcacaattcagcaatagagagagagagagagagaatgccctgcccacaccgggcctaGAATCAGGCCTGtgaattctcccaggtgctccGCCCCCGGTAGGGGCTCACGAGATAATCTCGACTGACGGATCTGGGAGCCCACCGGAGAGCtaggctgagggagtgggagaagtgagtcATTCTGGAGAATCTACTGTCAAGTAAATTCGTTTTCCCTGAGAAAATTCTACGTCACCGGGTCCCACGTACAACTCCAAGAACTGAAGATAGGTGCAGTCGGCAATTACGTCTTGGGTAATGACCTCCTCTCGTCCGTAGAGCTCCTCGTAGATCCCTACCAGATCTCTGACGGGCACGTACCTAAGAAGCACAGGGCAGTGAGAGGAAAGTACAATTTCCAGCTCTCCCGCCCCACcggtcaatcaatcggttgtatttattgagcccgacctaggtgcggagcactgtactgagcacttggaagagtgccagGCAAGAGAATCAGCAGCCGCCTTGGCTGCCTGTACCCGCCCCGTAGTCTAGAGGAACCGAGTTGTAAACCAGGAACGATGGATAGGTGAAGCGCTCCAGATACCTCGGAATATTCTTCTATCGAACAGATATTATCAAGTCTATATCCGGGAGCTGCCTGACGCAGGAGAAGCTTCTTGGCTTAAcggtcagagcccgggcctgggagtcggagaacctgggttctaatcccggctccgccactcgtctcctgcgtgacctcggccaagtcgcttcacttctctgtgcctccgtgacctcatccgcgaaatggggattcagactctgagccccctgtggaacagggaccgtgtccaacctgaatgtcttctacctaccccagcactgagtgagcacttaaatcccacaataattattattattattattatctccccggcGCCAAGTTTGGAGCCTGCCACTTAGTTAATGCTTAAAGACTGTAAAATCCAAATCCAAATCTGGATATCAACTGTAGCACACAGACCGGCGTGGCACACGGCAGTCAGGAAAGGAGTGGTTCTCTGGGAGCAAAAGTTTCATAAGGATCGAGAGACAAGCAGGCAAAAGTGAGAATAAATGCCAGGAGCTGCAAAAACCAAACATGACAACaggatctgggagacagagagcGAGGGAGATCGTGTGTCTTGTGTGTGTCTAGTGTGTAGGTGGGTAtcctctgctttttaaaaaatgatcttttCCTCCCGAAATGTGTAAATGGAATTAAACGTTAGGATAAGGTGCTCTCAAAATGTCCATAATGCCTGTTTCTAAGTTTCAGATGCTTGGGTTATGCCTATCCCCCCTCCAGTCAATAAAACCAACCCaggggcaaggagaagcagcatgatctagcgggtagagcccggggctgggaatcggaaggatctgggttcttcctgatcccggctccgccactctgctttgtgaccttgagagagtcgcttcacttctctgggcctcagttccctcatctgtaagatgaggattgggactgtgagccccacaggagacatggaccgtgtccaacctgatctgcttgtatcctcccctgcgcttacaacagcgcctggcacctaggaaatgcttaacaaataccgcaaaaaaaaaaaaagttagctaCCGCCAACGAGCGGATTTTGGGGGAGTCGTCTTCGACGTTCTCCTCCAATAACAACTCTGATTCCAAAAATGACTGGCTTAAAGAGGGGAAGTCAAAGAGATTTTAGTTCGCCCATCTGACGAGGGATTAACCGGGACAT
This sequence is a window from Ornithorhynchus anatinus isolate Pmale09 chromosome X2, mOrnAna1.pri.v4, whole genome shotgun sequence. Protein-coding genes within it:
- the GPLD1 gene encoding phosphatidylinositol-glycan-specific phospholipase D, which produces MSASRNWSVLLAIGLCHLCPPCLPCGISTHIEIAHRALEFFHLESGRVNYRELLLKHQDAYQAGSVYPDSFYPQFCKLGKFHEVSEDTHWAPFLNASVRYVRENFPLPWEQDTEKLVAFLFGISSHMVADVSWHGLGIEQGFLRTMGAIDFHGSYSEAHRAGDFGGDVLSQFEFNFNYLSRGWYVPVRDLVGIYEELYGREEVITQDVIADCTYLQFLELFGEILAVSKLYPTFARKSPFMVDQFQEYFLGGLDDMAFWSNNIFHLMGRMLENGTRDCTVPENPLFITCGRKPGGSLGEKMSQPQLRKNTTVPIGTNVERNVNFTERGAYFSVDTWAPNSVSSMYSLLAKKMQTVFSGANRESPNHVSSPIASYFVGVPYARLGWAVTSADLNEDGHDDLVVGAPGYSRPGRVQLGRVYVVYANGLGLPPADTDLDEEAHAILEGSQPSGRFGSAVAVMDWNLDGVPDLAVGAPSVGSDGLSYTGAVYVFFGTRGKGVSPRPNVTVSCRDKYCNFGWTLLAADVDGDGAADLVVGSPYAPQGGRQRGLVAAFYSRCSRSGKGELSVEEADWTVQGEEDYSWFGYSLHGRSLEKQTLLLVGSPTWKNVSGLGSQFYNREEKQSVGKVNGYLPPSRQSWFAISGDKAMGKLGSSLSSGQLAVDGTPRQVLLIGASTRDDVSKMAFVPTTLHQGGSTRLYGLSAGEAPALLSTFSGDRRFSRFGEAVHLSDLDGDGLDEAMVAAPSRTEDFTLGLFGGDTGRVYVYNGQRVGSGDVTAKCRSWMAPCPEEKAQYVLISPEESSRFGSSVATVKSEGKNQVVVAAGRSSMGARMAGALHIYDLGEPRAAR